The Limisphaera ngatamarikiensis genome contains the following window.
GCGTTCGGCGGCGGAGAAGCTGCGGGCGCTGAATCCGGATGTGGAGGTGGTGGAGTATCCGGAGCGACTGACGCGCGACAATGCGCTGGAGATTTTGCGGGATTACGACGTGGTGGTGGATGGCTCGGACAATTTCCCCACCCGATATCTGGTGAACGACGCGTGCGTGTTGTTGGGGAAGCCGAACGTGTACGGTTCCATTTACCGGTTTGAGGGGCAGGCGAGCCTGTTTGCGCCGCATTTGGGGGCGCCGTGTTACCGGTGTTTGTATCCGGAACCGCCGCCTCCGGGCACGGTGCCGTCGTGTGTGGAGGCGGGTGTGCTGGGGGTGTTACCGGGTGTCATTGGCTGCATTCAGGCGACGGAGGCGCTGAAGTTGATCGTGGGGGTGGGCACGACGTTGATGGGGCGTCTGTTGTTGTACGATGCGCTGGCCATGCGGTTTCGCGAGATCCGGGTGACGCGGGATCCGGGTTGTCCCATCTGCGGGGCGCATCCGACCCTTCGGGGGCTCGGCCATTACGAGGAGGTGTGCCCGACGGCCGCGCCGGCTGGTGCATGCGGCGAGGACGAGGTGACGGTGCGCGAATTGCAGGAGGCGGTGTTGCATCCGGAGCGGGGGATCGAGGTGGTGGACGTGCGGGAGGCGCACGAGTATGCGGTGGCCCATCTGCCGGGGGCGCGGTTGCTGCCGCTGAGCGAGCTGCCGCAGCGGTGGCGGGAACTGGATCCGCGGAAGCCGGCGTATTTGTATTGCAAGGCCGGGGGACGGTCTTTGCAGGCGGTGGCCTTTTTGAAGCAGGTGGGGTTTCGCTCGGTGCGGAGCGTGCGCGGCGGGTTGATGGCCTGGGTGCGCGAGATTGATCCCGGTTTTCCGTTGTTGTGAGGGTTGGGACGCCGGGGGGTGTCGGACCGGCCCAGTGGGTATTCAGGGTCGGGCGAGCGCCTGTTCGGTTTCACGGCGCCAGGCCTCGGCCAGCTCGTCCAGTGTGTGGCCGGTGCGGGTTTTCCAGAAGGAGTCGTCGTAGCGACCGAGTCGGAGGGCTGCGTTGAGGTGGCGGACCAGTTCGGGATCATGTCGGCGCGTGACCCAGTCCAGGAAATTGGCGCTGATGCGGTAACCGGCGTCGTGACGCAGGTTCGGGTTTTGCTGGCGGCGGAGCCAGGTCAGGTCGGCTCCATGGCTATGGGGTTCGTAGATGAACCAGCGAAGGTAATCGGCGATGCCCTCGACCAACCAGCCGGGTGGCGGCGGGGTGCCGCGGGGCCGGCGTCCGTATTGCTGAAGGACGTGGACCAGTTCGTGGACGATGGCACCGACGGCCTCGCCGTCACGTTCACGTTCGATCCAGCGGGAATTGGCCGTGATGCGGGTGCCGCTGGTGGCGGCGACCCCGCGGCCGGGCCGGAGTACCAGGTGAACGTGATCGGGAGGGTCAACCCCTTCGACGCTGAGCAATTCGGCCAGTTTCGGGTACCACTCGAGGATTACGGGTACCAGCCGTTCGCGGGTCCAGGGTTCGAGTTCGGGTGCCTGGCTGAGGTCGAGTGTGAAGGCAAACCGCCCGTCCGGGGTTTGGACGGTGAACGGTTCGGGCCCGGGGGTGCGGGTGGGCGGGGTGGGGACGAAATCGGGGTCGGCACTGACGACATCAATTTCGCTGAAGAAGGTGTTGCCGAAGGGGTCGTCGTGTTCGGTGGCGCGGATGTCGAAGAGGAGGTAGCGGAACGGGCCGAGCGGACCGGTGGTATTGGTAATGAGGACGCCGTGTTGGCCGCCGGGTTGACCCGGGGCGGGTCGGGTGTCCACCACGGCGATGGTGGTCCAGCCCGGCGGTGGGGGTGCGGGGCGGTTGTTTGGGGCGTTTGTGGGGAATTGGAATCCGGGTTCATCGCCGCGTGCGGCGTGGAGGGTATAGACCTGGGGAGCGCGCGAGC
Protein-coding sequences here:
- the moeB gene encoding molybdopterin-synthase adenylyltransferase MoeB; this encodes MDWTTESWQRYARHVILPEIGPAGQKKIREARVLCVGAGGLGSPVLLYLAAAGVGRLGIVDHDRVDITNLQRQVVHTTADAGRPKTRSAAEKLRALNPDVEVVEYPERLTRDNALEILRDYDVVVDGSDNFPTRYLVNDACVLLGKPNVYGSIYRFEGQASLFAPHLGAPCYRCLYPEPPPPGTVPSCVEAGVLGVLPGVIGCIQATEALKLIVGVGTTLMGRLLLYDALAMRFREIRVTRDPGCPICGAHPTLRGLGHYEEVCPTAAPAGACGEDEVTVRELQEAVLHPERGIEVVDVREAHEYAVAHLPGARLLPLSELPQRWRELDPRKPAYLYCKAGGRSLQAVAFLKQVGFRSVRSVRGGLMAWVREIDPGFPLL
- a CDS encoding basic secretory protein-like protein — its product is MKPHILAPSPRTRHGRISIAAILLLSLHGLPATNTVQVILERQPEDPARPPFTFQKIPPPSATDTASRAALRLLGGEPDDNSAPLEALHDGRLPTGPDDPAANFFFAAGTDGGRLLLDFGRPAPLSYISTYSRHPGSRAPQVYTLHAARGDEPGFQFPTNAPNNRPAPPPPGWTTIAVVDTRPAPGQPGGQHGVLITNTTGPLGPFRYLLFDIRATEHDDPFGNTFFSEIDVVSADPDFVPTPPTRTPGPEPFTVQTPDGRFAFTLDLSQAPELEPWTRERLVPVILEWYPKLAELLSVEGVDPPDHVHLVLRPGRGVAATSGTRITANSRWIERERDGEAVGAIVHELVHVLQQYGRRPRGTPPPPGWLVEGIADYLRWFIYEPHSHGADLTWLRRQQNPNLRHDAGYRISANFLDWVTRRHDPELVRHLNAALRLGRYDDSFWKTRTGHTLDELAEAWRRETEQALARP